From the Argopecten irradians isolate NY chromosome 13, Ai_NY, whole genome shotgun sequence genome, one window contains:
- the LOC138306177 gene encoding cartilage intermediate layer protein 1-like, translating to MQVDGTSMYEVGGCAEKTCRGDTDEEDLCGPSKNFCCIPFSTEERTVQCDGYTLQVLVVTGCSCGQCSSGDITIQGQVNGLNTRIPLRIGTVYVNGSVVARTTFSGLFSYTLPAGTRRIVITLEDTIFNSLLSSTKVINLGESMKGTVYQKITLLEASPPITMSSDVENTILVGNSSGMPAVMEVVIPPKSFVDSSGNSYNGIVKASVTLYDPRNLSTISVAPGSFEFTNEEGETQNLQTFGVIVMDFTDESGSKLNVARNVTIKLDASLVENILTNESADVKLWGLNDVTGQWEEIGLMDVDTTARQKRETARYYIVGTILISAYPAFNVDYVFDFNTCYYKVSVTDSNNNPINKFTVRMIHMKYPKSIDTDTNIPTEYVTAVEEVASNNGHVLIVWCRDDSWGYIQAYKSYNVYTPGNSSSSGLSAAVTLRLGYETINNPIGLKAKFLLSSDGPFYINRFHAYNAPISDNRFHFYENAVALTYADFTNPEPMDPAIAFQISFNTKNDLGPRLWYPYTHEQEQKDFRICMIKIVVNGSTDGLSFSVKSMAGVNSGIEDTILGVRQVAVEDGGACVEYKCSGVFPSFQNMIDDPAQAMPYIINDETKIAITPIGRFCTVSWESDIVSHGSNARKSNIGDVTHAWVIPDTEEHGVYIYEQTLDYSDIDWTELRKTTRNMCKEGVKSPGSANPDMTTVGPAVMYRCL from the coding sequence ATGCAGGTCGACGGTACATCAATGTATGAAGTCGGGGGATGCGCGGAAAAGACTTGCCGAGGTGATACAGATGAAGAAGACTTATGTGGTCCAAGTAAAAATTTCTGCTGCATACCATTCTCCACTGAAGAAAGAACTGTCCAATGCGATGGATATACTCTGCAAGTTCTCGTAGTAACCGGATGTTCTTGTGGACAATGCTCTTCTGGTGATATCACGATACAAGGACAAGTCAACGGTCTAAATACTAGGATCCCGTTACGTATAGGTACAGTTTACGTGAATGGATCGGTCGTTGCCAGGACAACTTTCTCTGGTTTATTTTCTTATACTCTTCCTGCTGGTACTCGTCGTATTGTGATAACCCTagaagacaccattttcaaTTCCCTGTTGTCGTCCACAAAAGTAATAAATCTAGGTGAGTCTATGAAGGGCACTGTATACCAGAAAATTACATTACTTGAAGCATCACCTCCAATTACAATGTCTTCCGATGTTGAAAATACTATTTTGGTGGGAAACAGCAGTGGCATGCCGGCCGTTATGGAGGTAGTTATTCCACCAAAATCGTTCGTGGACTCGTCCGGTAACTCATACAATGGAATTGTGAAAGCGAGCGTCACCTTGTATGATCCCAGAAATTTAAGCACCATTTCGGTTGCGCCTGGGTCGTTCGAATTTACAAATGAGGAAGGTGAAACACAAAATCTTCAAACATTTGGGGTCATTGTGATGGATTTTACAGATGAATCTGGAAGTAAACTGAATGTCGCTCGGAACGTGACAATTAAATTAGATGCTTCACTTGTAGAAAACATACTTACAAACGAATCAGCAGATGTAAAATTATGGGGATTAAATGACGTCACTGGTCAGTGGGAAGAAATTGGATTAATGGACGTCGATACAACAGCACGACAGAAGCGGGAAACAGCAAGATATTATATTGTAGGAACAATTTTAATAAGTGCATACCCGGCTTTCAACGTAGACTATGTATTCGATTTCAATACGTGCTATTACAAAGTGTCAGTAACAGATAGTAACAACAATCCGATAAATAAATTCACTGTAAGAatgatacatatgaaatatCCAAAATCAATTGATACAGATACAAATATTCCAACCGAGTACGTAACTGCAGTTGAGGAAGTCGCCAGCAACAATGGCCATGTTCTTATTGTGTGGTGCCGAGATGACTCGTGGGGTTACATTCAGGCGTATAAAagttataatgtatatactCCAGGCAATTCAAGTTCAAGTGGATTGTCAGCGGCTGTTACTTTGCGTTTGGGCTATGAAACAATAAACAATCCTATTGGTTTGAAAGCAAAGTTTCTGTTGTCTAGCGACGGCCCCTTTTATATAAACAGGTTCCATGCCTACAATGCGCCGATATCGGATAACCGTTTTCACTTCTATGAAAATGCAGTCGCTTTAACATATGCAGATTTTACAAATCCTGAACCAATGGATCCCGCTATCGCCTTTCAAATATCGTTTAACACCAAAAATGACCTTGGACCGAGGCTTTGGTATCCATATACACATGAACAGGAACAGAAAGACTTTAGAATCTGTATGATAAAAATAGTAGTAAATGGATCAACAGATGGACTTTCCTTTTCAGTTAAAAGTATGGCAGGAGTAAACAGCGGAATAGAAGACACAATACTTGGTGTACGTCAAGTCGCCGTTGAAGATGGTGGAGCTTGTGTGGAATACAAATGTAGCGGAGTTTTCCCTTCATTTCAAAACATGATAGACGACCCAGCCCAAGCAATGCCTTACATTATTAATGATGAAACGAAAATTGCTATAACTCCGATAGGCAGATTTTGTACAGTGTCATGGGAGAGCGACATCGTGTCACACGGTAGTAATGCTAGAAAAAGTAACATCGGTGACGTGACTCATGCGTGGGTTATTCCTGACACAGAAGAACATGGGGTCTATATCTATGAACAAACCCTTGATTACAGCGATATTGATTGGACCGAACTCCGTAAGACGACAAGAAACATGTGTAAAGAGGGCGTGAAGAGTCCAGGCTCAGCCAACCCAGATATGACCACAGTTGGACCTGCTGTGATGTATAGGTGTCTATAG
- the LOC138306179 gene encoding cartilage intermediate layer protein 1-like isoform X2 — protein MTTTDESPLTTEVHTTPGIATTTQAPGIYGVWTTWFGWTDCDATCGGGTQLRTRVCQKTASTDLDCVGSASQTQICNTWHCPDCSQTCTTGSLNTDCTACECTSNTVHGIVRNHVNVPLSDASIAHAGVPYKTLARTNDTGGFTLNTTCDAVEIVITTTGYADATAVVKGTTILVQMSLIKYPAININPRPRVRIQGENVTFCCEAFGNPAISNYEWMKDGVLLDESKYPHGVLI, from the exons atgacgaCTACAGATGAATCGCCACTAACGACGGAAGTCCATACTACACCAGGAATAGCCACAACTACACAAGCTCCAGGGA TATATGGAGTATGGACTACATGGTTTGGCTGGACAGACTGTGACGCCACGTGTGGCGGCGGTACACAACTAAGGACGAGAGTTTGTCAGAAAACGGCATCGACCGATTTAGACTGTGTAGGAAGCGCGTCACAGACACAGATATGTAACACGTGGCATTGTCCGG ACTGTTCTCAAACTTGTACCACCGGTTCCCTGAACACCGACTGTACGGCTTGTGAATGTACGTCAAATACTGTACATGGCATTGTACGCAACCATGTAAATGTCCCCTTGAGCGATGCTTCAATAGCACACGCTGGTGTTCCGTACAAGACATTAGCGAGAACCAATGACACTGGAGGATTTACATTGAATACGACATGTGATGCTGTGGAAATCGTTATCACTACGACGGGGTATGCTGACGCCACAGCGGTCGTCAAGGGGACGACAATTTTAGTGCAGATGTCGCTAATAA AATACCCAGCTATCAATATCAACCCGAGGCCACGTGTCCGAATCCAGGGTGAAAACGTCACATTTTGCTGTGAGGCATTCGGAAACCCCGCCATCTCCAACTACGAATG GATGAAAGACGGCGTTTTACTTGATGAATCCAAGTACCCCCACGGTGTTTTAATCTGA
- the LOC138306179 gene encoding cartilage intermediate layer protein 1-like isoform X1 has product MTTTDESPLTTEVHTTPGIATTTQAPGIYGVWTTWFGWTDCDATCGGGTQLRTRVCQKTASTDLDCVGSASQTQICNTWHCPDCSQTCTTGSLNTDCTACECTSNTVHGIVRNHVNVPLSDASIAHAGVPYKTLARTNDTGGFTLNTTCDAVEIVITTTGYADATAVVKGTTILVQMSLIKYPAININPRPRVRIQGENVTFCCEAFGNPAISNYECAISLKHAAEDTKQHTPPGHIILTTSEPVVPLPVC; this is encoded by the exons atgacgaCTACAGATGAATCGCCACTAACGACGGAAGTCCATACTACACCAGGAATAGCCACAACTACACAAGCTCCAGGGA TATATGGAGTATGGACTACATGGTTTGGCTGGACAGACTGTGACGCCACGTGTGGCGGCGGTACACAACTAAGGACGAGAGTTTGTCAGAAAACGGCATCGACCGATTTAGACTGTGTAGGAAGCGCGTCACAGACACAGATATGTAACACGTGGCATTGTCCGG ACTGTTCTCAAACTTGTACCACCGGTTCCCTGAACACCGACTGTACGGCTTGTGAATGTACGTCAAATACTGTACATGGCATTGTACGCAACCATGTAAATGTCCCCTTGAGCGATGCTTCAATAGCACACGCTGGTGTTCCGTACAAGACATTAGCGAGAACCAATGACACTGGAGGATTTACATTGAATACGACATGTGATGCTGTGGAAATCGTTATCACTACGACGGGGTATGCTGACGCCACAGCGGTCGTCAAGGGGACGACAATTTTAGTGCAGATGTCGCTAATAA AATACCCAGCTATCAATATCAACCCGAGGCCACGTGTCCGAATCCAGGGTGAAAACGTCACATTTTGCTGTGAGGCATTCGGAAACCCCGCCATCTCCAACTACGAATG tgctatatcactgaagcatgccgccgaagacaccaagcaacacaccccacccggtcacattatactgacaacgagcgaaccagtcgtcccactccctgtatgctga
- the LOC138306179 gene encoding cartilage intermediate layer protein 1-like isoform X3, which yields MTACSVATCPVYGVWTTWFGWTDCDATCGGGTQLRTRVCQKTASTDLDCVGSASQTQICNTWHCPDCSQTCTTGSLNTDCTACECTSNTVHGIVRNHVNVPLSDASIAHAGVPYKTLARTNDTGGFTLNTTCDAVEIVITTTGYADATAVVKGTTILVQMSLIKYPAININPRPRVRIQGENVTFCCEAFGNPAISNYECAISLKHAAEDTKQHTPPGHIILTTSEPVVPLPVC from the exons ATGACTGCTTGTTCTGTAGCAACGTgtccag TATATGGAGTATGGACTACATGGTTTGGCTGGACAGACTGTGACGCCACGTGTGGCGGCGGTACACAACTAAGGACGAGAGTTTGTCAGAAAACGGCATCGACCGATTTAGACTGTGTAGGAAGCGCGTCACAGACACAGATATGTAACACGTGGCATTGTCCGG ACTGTTCTCAAACTTGTACCACCGGTTCCCTGAACACCGACTGTACGGCTTGTGAATGTACGTCAAATACTGTACATGGCATTGTACGCAACCATGTAAATGTCCCCTTGAGCGATGCTTCAATAGCACACGCTGGTGTTCCGTACAAGACATTAGCGAGAACCAATGACACTGGAGGATTTACATTGAATACGACATGTGATGCTGTGGAAATCGTTATCACTACGACGGGGTATGCTGACGCCACAGCGGTCGTCAAGGGGACGACAATTTTAGTGCAGATGTCGCTAATAA AATACCCAGCTATCAATATCAACCCGAGGCCACGTGTCCGAATCCAGGGTGAAAACGTCACATTTTGCTGTGAGGCATTCGGAAACCCCGCCATCTCCAACTACGAATG tgctatatcactgaagcatgccgccgaagacaccaagcaacacaccccacccggtcacattatactgacaacgagcgaaccagtcgtcccactccctgtatgctga